In Stenotrophomonas sp. 610A2, one DNA window encodes the following:
- a CDS encoding TetR/AcrR family transcriptional regulator yields the protein MAEQPHTEVPSTDKPTLPPRPAVELQRRGELRVEKFLAAATEVFNEKGYQAARLSDIVKRAGGSMATLYRAFGDKEGLIHALMEQSINDFGRSLDTLLQSPLPPAQALEEAASQMAEEVLSPTRLACHRVVISEGMNQPALRDWFHAHGVAPMEVLLSQYFTRETAAGRMYIENPEQAAHFFYMLVIGGLVLRSVNGRVVLSDLPKAQKQARDAVRLFMAGALPRD from the coding sequence ATGGCTGAGCAGCCCCACACGGAAGTCCCGAGCACAGACAAGCCCACCTTGCCGCCGCGCCCGGCGGTGGAGCTGCAACGCCGCGGCGAATTGCGGGTGGAGAAGTTCCTCGCGGCCGCCACCGAAGTCTTCAACGAAAAAGGCTACCAGGCCGCGCGCCTGTCCGACATCGTCAAGCGCGCCGGCGGTTCGATGGCCACGCTCTACCGTGCTTTCGGCGACAAGGAAGGCCTGATCCACGCCTTGATGGAGCAAAGCATCAATGACTTCGGGCGCAGCCTGGACACCTTGCTGCAGTCGCCGCTGCCGCCCGCGCAGGCCTTGGAAGAAGCCGCCAGCCAGATGGCCGAGGAAGTCCTCTCGCCAACCCGCCTGGCCTGCCATCGCGTGGTTATTTCCGAAGGCATGAATCAACCTGCGCTGCGTGATTGGTTCCATGCCCATGGCGTGGCGCCAATGGAAGTGCTGCTCAGCCAGTACTTCACCCGCGAAACCGCGGCCGGACGCATGTATATCGAGAACCCCGAACAAGCCGCGCATTTCTTTTACATGCTGGTGATCGGCGGCCTTGTCCTGCGTTCGGTCAATGGTCGCGTTGTCCTCAGCGACCTGCCCAAGGCGCAGAAACAGGCACGCGACGCAGTACGCTTGTTCATGGCCGGGGCCCTGCCCCGAGACTGA
- a CDS encoding peptidase associated/transthyretin-like domain-containing protein — MKKMMAMAAVLAMGIAPAAQAAGNIDCELRYNLTGWSAFYKTSSGTGTITCENGASIPVKITAKGGGLTVGRTTITDGRGRFTGAYSLNDLLGTYAAAEVHASASRATDAQAMTKGDISLALAGTGRGWSLGIGFGKFVIERR, encoded by the coding sequence ATGAAAAAGATGATGGCGATGGCTGCGGTGCTGGCGATGGGCATCGCCCCGGCAGCACAGGCGGCGGGCAATATCGACTGTGAGTTGCGCTACAACCTGACCGGTTGGTCGGCGTTCTACAAGACATCGAGCGGTACCGGCACGATCACCTGCGAGAACGGTGCCAGCATCCCGGTCAAGATCACTGCCAAGGGTGGTGGTTTGACCGTTGGCCGCACCACCATCACCGATGGTCGTGGCCGGTTCACCGGCGCTTATTCGCTCAACGATCTGCTGGGTACGTACGCCGCAGCCGAAGTGCATGCCAGCGCCTCGCGTGCTACCGACGCGCAGGCGATGACCAAGGGCGATATTTCGCTGGCCTTGGCAGGAACCGGGCGCGGTTGGAGCCTGGGCATTGGATTTGGCAAGTTCGTGATCGAACGCCGCTGA
- a CDS encoding YciI family protein encodes MWYVIEGYDGEDVLAARLQARGAHLARLQTLLDQGRLLLAGPCPAIDAEDPGPAGFSGSVVIASFEDLAAARAWADADPYVAAGVYTRVEVRPFRKVLP; translated from the coding sequence GTGTGGTACGTAATCGAGGGCTATGACGGTGAGGATGTGCTGGCGGCGCGGCTGCAGGCGCGCGGGGCGCATCTGGCGCGGTTGCAGACATTGCTTGACCAGGGGCGGCTGCTTTTGGCTGGTCCATGTCCTGCGATTGACGCGGAAGACCCGGGTCCGGCCGGCTTCAGCGGCAGCGTGGTGATCGCCAGTTTCGAGGACCTGGCAGCAGCGCGAGCCTGGGCCGATGCCGACCCGTATGTGGCTGCAGGGGTCTATACGCGCGTGGAAGTCCGTCCCTTCCGGAAGGTGTTGCCATGA
- a CDS encoding pseudouridine synthase, with translation MSDTPRKPSLNKLSLKREADTEQQPKLEERLHKVLAQAGLGSRRALEQRIADGLVKVNGEVAKTGMSIKSGDKIDLDGRSFVASALTDPSRVLIYNKPEGEVTTRDDPEGRPTVFEALPPLKGARWIAIGRLDINTTGLLLATTDGELANAMMHPSFEVEREYVVRVRAPEGEEKVSDEIIERLGRGVLLEDGGAKFDEVERIGGTDSHDWFRVVVKEGRNREVRRLWESQGCQVSRLKRTRYGKIELPRELMRGKSVELTTQQVDALRAQLKLEEGTPSALTLQPVIGQRKAVKTTLRVSREGSRGNAYVNGHNSADEGRELRRFDNVREDRGGRGRGGKSGGGFKGGLTVSGEAAAKQSQKPFKQRKPAGDRSLPEGNPAAFRTWYVPDGVSTGPSGHRNAGPGAARGPGGNRGPGRGPAADGQARPYGKPRPGGAPGASRGGPGQGRSQGAGGQGAGQGQRKHPYGHPGNAPSFPSDHANPGFNPYGARPAGGRPSGGNRGPGGPGGRPSGGPRPGGNRPGGAGRPGGGGRPGGGGNRGPRGG, from the coding sequence ATGAGTGACACCCCGCGTAAACCTTCGTTGAACAAGCTCTCGCTCAAGCGCGAAGCCGACACCGAACAGCAGCCCAAGCTTGAAGAGCGCCTGCACAAGGTACTGGCGCAGGCCGGCCTGGGCTCGCGTCGCGCGCTTGAGCAGCGCATCGCCGACGGCCTGGTCAAGGTCAACGGCGAAGTCGCCAAGACCGGCATGTCGATCAAGAGCGGCGACAAGATCGACCTCGACGGTCGCAGCTTCGTTGCCAGCGCCCTGACCGACCCGTCGCGCGTACTGATTTACAACAAGCCCGAAGGCGAAGTCACCACGCGTGACGATCCCGAAGGCCGACCGACCGTATTCGAAGCGCTGCCGCCGTTGAAGGGCGCACGCTGGATCGCCATCGGCCGCCTCGACATCAACACCACCGGCCTGCTGCTGGCTACCACCGACGGTGAACTCGCCAACGCGATGATGCACCCGTCGTTCGAAGTCGAGCGCGAGTACGTGGTGCGTGTGCGTGCACCGGAAGGCGAAGAGAAGGTCTCCGACGAGATCATCGAGCGCCTGGGCCGCGGCGTGCTGCTGGAAGACGGCGGCGCCAAGTTCGACGAAGTCGAGCGCATTGGCGGCACCGATTCGCACGACTGGTTCCGCGTGGTCGTCAAGGAAGGCCGCAACCGCGAAGTGCGCCGCCTGTGGGAATCGCAGGGTTGCCAGGTCAGCCGCCTGAAGCGCACCCGCTACGGCAAGATCGAGCTGCCGCGTGAACTGATGCGCGGCAAGTCGGTGGAACTGACCACCCAGCAGGTAGACGCGCTGCGCGCCCAGCTCAAGCTGGAAGAAGGCACCCCGTCTGCCCTGACCCTGCAGCCGGTGATCGGCCAGCGCAAGGCAGTCAAGACCACCCTGCGCGTTTCCCGCGAAGGCAGCCGCGGCAACGCCTACGTCAACGGCCACAACAGTGCCGACGAAGGCCGCGAACTGCGCCGCTTCGACAACGTGCGCGAAGACCGCGGCGGCCGTGGCCGTGGCGGCAAGAGCGGCGGCGGCTTCAAGGGCGGCCTGACGGTCAGCGGCGAAGCCGCTGCCAAGCAGTCGCAGAAGCCGTTCAAGCAGCGCAAGCCCGCTGGCGACCGCAGCCTTCCGGAAGGCAATCCGGCTGCATTCCGCACCTGGTACGTGCCGGACGGCGTCAGCACCGGTCCGAGCGGCCACCGCAATGCAGGTCCGGGCGCAGCACGCGGCCCGGGCGGCAACCGTGGTCCGGGTCGCGGCCCGGCCGCCGATGGCCAGGCTCGTCCCTACGGCAAGCCGCGTCCGGGCGGCGCCCCGGGTGCCAGCCGTGGCGGTCCGGGCCAGGGTCGTTCGCAGGGCGCAGGCGGTCAAGGCGCAGGCCAGGGTCAGCGCAAGCACCCTTACGGCCACCCGGGCAATGCCCCGAGCTTCCCCTCTGACCACGCCAACCCGGGCTTCAACCCCTACGGCGCACGTCCGGCCGGCGGCCGTCCGAGCGGCGGCAACCGTGGCCCAGGCGGCCCCGGCGGTCGTCCGTCAGGTGGTCCGCGCCCGGGCGGCAACCGTCCCGGCGGTGCAGGTCGCCCAGGTGGCGGTGGTCGTCCAGGCGGCGGTGGCAATCGCGGCCCGCGCGGCGGCTGA
- the ccmB gene encoding heme exporter protein CcmB: MSLPGPQPTLLSAARALLARDLKLLWRRRGDAAQPILFALLVVALFTLALGGAPKLLQSVASAVLWLSILLAGLLSLDTLFRSDAEDGSLEQWLLSPVPLAWLVAVRVFSHWLTTAFPLVLVSPLLAELMHLPREQLPVLLAALALGTPLLSLLGAVVAALTVGMRRAGILLALLVLPLYVPVLVFGAGAVAAAAQGFDASGALLMLAAGLLVSAVLAPLTAAAAIRIANS, translated from the coding sequence ATGAGCCTGCCCGGTCCACAACCGACGCTGCTATCCGCTGCCCGCGCCCTGTTGGCCCGCGACCTGAAGCTGCTGTGGCGGCGCCGTGGTGATGCTGCGCAGCCAATTCTGTTCGCCCTGCTGGTGGTCGCGCTGTTCACCCTGGCCCTTGGCGGCGCCCCCAAGCTGCTGCAGAGCGTAGCTTCGGCGGTGCTGTGGCTGTCCATCCTATTGGCCGGCCTGCTGTCGCTGGACACCTTATTCCGCAGCGATGCCGAGGACGGCTCGCTGGAACAATGGCTGCTGTCGCCGGTGCCTCTGGCCTGGCTGGTGGCGGTGCGAGTGTTCTCGCATTGGCTGACCACCGCCTTCCCGCTGGTGCTGGTCAGCCCGCTGCTGGCCGAGCTGATGCACCTGCCCCGCGAGCAACTGCCGGTGCTACTCGCCGCGCTGGCACTGGGCACGCCCCTGCTGAGCCTGCTCGGCGCGGTAGTGGCCGCTTTGACCGTTGGCATGCGCCGCGCCGGCATCCTGCTGGCCCTGCTGGTGCTGCCGCTGTACGTACCAGTGCTGGTGTTCGGCGCAGGTGCGGTGGCTGCCGCGGCGCAGGGCTTCGATGCCAGTGGCGCACTGCTGATGCTGGCGGCCGGCTTGTTGGTCAGCGCCGTGCTCGCCCCGCTGACCGCAGCGGCGGCAATCCGCATCGCCAACTCCTGA
- a CDS encoding type II toxin-antitoxin system prevent-host-death family antitoxin: MDLSLNLLDLEKTPASDVKAKGWPDLMRKVAKLGAVVVTNHNHPQAVVVSAEEYQRLVAQATGTSEAAQRAQSLKRLQNEFDAHLAVLNDGQALSKALNRPARRGLKIIPGKSL; encoded by the coding sequence ATGGACCTATCCCTGAACCTGCTGGATCTGGAAAAGACGCCCGCCAGCGACGTCAAGGCCAAAGGCTGGCCTGACCTGATGCGCAAGGTTGCCAAGCTGGGTGCGGTGGTGGTCACCAACCATAACCACCCGCAGGCGGTGGTGGTCTCTGCCGAGGAGTACCAGCGCCTGGTTGCGCAGGCCACTGGCACGTCGGAGGCCGCACAGCGCGCGCAATCACTCAAGCGGTTGCAGAACGAGTTCGATGCGCACCTGGCGGTACTCAACGACGGCCAGGCACTGTCCAAGGCCTTGAACCGCCCTGCCCGTCGCGGCTTGAAGATCATCCCGGGCAAGTCACTCTGA
- a CDS encoding BolA family protein, translating to MSRVERIQTALQAAFAPQQLEVKDDSHRHAGHAGASDGRGHFKVLVVSDAFAGKAPLARHRAVYAALGQMMETDIHALSIKALTPQEHGGAD from the coding sequence ATGAGCCGGGTCGAGCGGATCCAGACTGCTTTGCAGGCCGCTTTTGCGCCGCAGCAGTTGGAAGTGAAGGATGACAGCCACCGCCATGCCGGCCATGCCGGTGCCAGTGATGGGCGCGGTCATTTCAAGGTCCTGGTGGTCAGTGATGCGTTTGCCGGCAAAGCACCCTTGGCCCGACACCGTGCCGTGTACGCCGCGCTCGGTCAGATGATGGAGACGGACATCCATGCACTGTCGATCAAGGCGCTTACGCCGCAAGAACACGGTGGTGCCGACTGA
- the ccmA gene encoding heme ABC exporter ATP-binding protein CcmA, which produces MIDTANTLPLLKACDLRFTRNDEPVFGPLDLHVDAGEALLVQGNNGAGKTTLLRVLAGLLRPDEGQIEIDGRPASTTDRSRYIAYLSHLTALKQDLGTLENLHFLCGLQGRRARQMPGNALAIVGLAGYEDTLVRQLSAGQKKRLALARIWLSPAPIWLLDEPYANLDLDGINLVNRMISAHLRSGGGALVTTHGAYAAPPVRNRTLTLSNPAAQEDAA; this is translated from the coding sequence ATGATTGACACCGCCAACACCCTGCCACTGCTCAAAGCATGCGACCTGCGCTTCACCCGCAATGACGAACCGGTATTCGGGCCGCTGGACCTGCATGTGGATGCAGGCGAGGCACTGTTGGTGCAGGGAAACAACGGCGCCGGCAAGACCACCTTGTTGCGCGTATTGGCAGGGTTGCTGCGCCCGGACGAGGGCCAGATCGAGATCGATGGGCGCCCCGCCAGCACTACCGACCGGTCCCGCTATATCGCCTACCTGAGCCACCTGACGGCGCTCAAGCAGGACCTGGGCACACTGGAGAACCTGCATTTCCTGTGCGGGCTGCAAGGTCGGCGCGCGCGGCAGATGCCGGGCAATGCCTTGGCCATCGTCGGCCTGGCTGGTTATGAGGACACTCTGGTCCGGCAATTGTCGGCCGGCCAGAAGAAGCGCCTGGCCTTGGCCCGCATCTGGTTGTCGCCGGCCCCCATCTGGCTGCTGGACGAGCCCTATGCCAACCTGGATCTGGATGGGATCAATCTGGTCAACCGGATGATCTCCGCCCATCTGCGCAGCGGCGGTGGTGCGCTGGTAACCACGCATGGCGCCTATGCGGCACCGCCGGTGCGCAATCGCACCCTGACCTTGAGCAATCCGGCAGCACAGGAGGACGCGGCATGA
- a CDS encoding segregation and condensation protein A: MTSELAHDANPPAQHPLPQQQEMPLAMVHGQPVLQIPQDLYIPPDALEVILDAFEGPLDLLLYLIRRQNLDILDIPVAEITKQYVEYINVMQELRFELAAEYLVMAAILAEVKSRMLLPRPPSIEGEEADPRAELVRRLQEYERFKQAAEDIDSLPRQDRDTSLAHAFVPERVLVKAPPPVELKEMLLALHDVLKRAELFSGHAIKREALSVRQRMGDVLSLLEGDKFYRFESLFTAEEGKLGVLVTFLAVLELAKEQLLDIVQEAPLAPIYVKSLATGNTNAPLQFSSEFDDADTPA, translated from the coding sequence ATGACTTCCGAACTCGCGCACGACGCGAACCCGCCAGCGCAGCATCCCTTACCTCAGCAGCAGGAAATGCCGCTGGCGATGGTGCATGGCCAACCGGTACTGCAGATCCCCCAGGATCTGTACATCCCGCCGGATGCATTGGAAGTCATCCTCGACGCCTTCGAGGGCCCGTTGGACCTGCTGCTTTACCTGATCCGCCGGCAGAACCTGGACATCCTGGATATCCCGGTCGCCGAGATCACCAAGCAGTACGTGGAATACATCAATGTCATGCAGGAGCTGCGCTTTGAACTGGCAGCGGAGTACCTGGTGATGGCGGCGATACTTGCTGAAGTGAAGTCGCGGATGCTGTTGCCGCGCCCACCCAGCATCGAGGGCGAAGAAGCAGATCCGCGTGCCGAGCTGGTACGTCGCCTGCAGGAATACGAACGCTTCAAACAGGCCGCCGAGGATATCGACAGCCTGCCCCGACAGGACCGCGACACCAGTCTGGCGCACGCCTTCGTGCCGGAGCGGGTGCTGGTCAAGGCACCACCGCCGGTGGAGCTGAAGGAAATGCTGCTGGCGCTGCACGATGTACTCAAGCGCGCCGAGCTGTTCAGCGGCCACGCGATCAAACGCGAAGCCCTGAGCGTGCGGCAGCGCATGGGCGATGTGCTCAGCCTGCTGGAAGGCGACAAGTTCTACCGCTTTGAAAGTCTGTTCACTGCCGAAGAAGGCAAGCTCGGCGTCCTGGTCACCTTCCTTGCAGTCCTGGAGTTGGCCAAGGAGCAACTGCTCGACATCGTGCAGGAAGCCCCGCTCGCCCCGATTTATGTGAAGTCCCTGGCCACCGGCAACACCAACGCACCGCTGCAGTTCTCCAGCGAGTTCGATGACGCTGACACCCCCGCCTGA
- the scpB gene encoding SMC-Scp complex subunit ScpB — MDQPLINRIVEGALLASSQPVTLAQLQGLFPEDEPAPPGSIERALELLREGCAGRGVELTEVASGYRYQITSEVHGWVSRLWTERKTRYTRATLETLALIAYRQPITRGEIEQVRGVAVSSNIIQALEEREWIRVIGHRDVPGKPALFGTTKGFLDYFGLKRLDELPPLSELRDIGELEPQLPLDGDGQPAAPLAAGAASPQRLDAANDSDSTTAATPESPDSNATASDTAFTGEPDAAPGERAAEVEQTENNAVATTTVAVDVADSEPEADAENAGRSQTDE, encoded by the coding sequence ATGGATCAACCGCTGATCAACCGTATTGTCGAAGGTGCCCTGCTAGCTTCCAGCCAGCCGGTCACCTTGGCGCAATTGCAGGGCCTGTTTCCCGAAGATGAGCCGGCGCCGCCGGGCAGCATCGAGCGGGCACTGGAACTGCTGCGCGAAGGCTGTGCCGGACGCGGCGTGGAACTCACCGAAGTGGCCTCCGGCTACCGCTACCAGATCACCAGCGAAGTGCATGGCTGGGTGTCGCGACTGTGGACCGAGCGCAAGACCCGCTACACCCGCGCAACCCTGGAAACCCTGGCGCTGATCGCCTACCGCCAACCCATCACCCGCGGCGAGATCGAGCAGGTGCGCGGCGTTGCAGTGAGCAGCAACATCATCCAGGCACTGGAAGAGCGCGAGTGGATCCGGGTCATCGGCCACCGCGACGTGCCCGGCAAGCCGGCCCTGTTCGGCACCACCAAGGGCTTCCTGGATTATTTCGGGCTCAAGCGTCTGGACGAACTACCGCCACTGTCCGAACTGCGCGACATCGGCGAGCTGGAACCGCAACTACCGCTGGATGGCGACGGCCAACCAGCTGCCCCGCTAGCCGCTGGTGCCGCCTCGCCGCAGCGCCTGGACGCCGCCAACGACAGCGACTCAACAACCGCAGCCACGCCAGAATCCCCCGATTCGAACGCGACTGCATCCGACACCGCCTTCACCGGCGAACCCGACGCCGCGCCGGGAGAGCGCGCGGCGGAAGTGGAACAAACTGAAAACAACGCCGTCGCGACGACGACCGTGGCTGTTGATGTAGCCGATTCCGAACCAGAGGCCGACGCGGAAAACGCCGGCCGGAGCCAAACAGATGAGTGA
- a CDS encoding amidohydrolase, which translates to MQDLRISLVQGDTRWHDPAGNRDYYGALLAPLAGNTDLVILPETFTSGFSNDAIDQAEDMDGPTVAWIADQARALGAVVTGSVQLRVDGGVYNRLLWATPDGELHYYDKRHLFRYGGEHKRYAAGNERLCVEWKGWRINPQICYDLRFPVFCRNRFDVERAGQMDFDLQIFVANWPSARAYAWQTLARARAIENLCYVAVVNRIGVDGNGLHYSGDSAVIDFLGQPQVEIREREQVVTTTISAQALAAHRERFPAMLDADAFTLGGPVVVR; encoded by the coding sequence ATGCAGGACCTGCGTATTTCCCTCGTGCAGGGCGATACCCGCTGGCACGACCCGGCCGGCAATCGTGACTACTACGGTGCGCTGCTGGCGCCGCTGGCGGGCAACACCGATCTGGTGATCCTGCCGGAGACGTTCACCAGCGGGTTTTCCAACGATGCGATTGACCAGGCCGAAGACATGGACGGTCCCACCGTTGCATGGATTGCCGATCAAGCGCGCGCGCTGGGAGCGGTAGTGACTGGCAGCGTGCAGCTGCGGGTCGACGGCGGCGTCTATAACCGCCTGCTGTGGGCCACGCCTGACGGCGAGTTGCACTACTACGATAAGCGTCACCTGTTCCGTTATGGCGGCGAGCACAAGCGCTACGCGGCCGGCAACGAGCGCTTGTGCGTGGAATGGAAGGGTTGGCGGATCAATCCGCAGATCTGCTATGACCTGCGTTTCCCGGTGTTCTGCCGCAATCGCTTCGACGTGGAGCGGGCCGGGCAGATGGATTTCGACCTGCAGATCTTCGTGGCCAATTGGCCTTCGGCGCGCGCGTATGCGTGGCAGACACTGGCGCGTGCACGGGCCATCGAGAACCTGTGTTACGTGGCGGTGGTGAACCGTATCGGTGTCGATGGCAATGGCCTGCATTATTCGGGCGACAGTGCGGTGATCGACTTCCTTGGCCAGCCGCAGGTGGAGATCCGCGAGCGCGAGCAGGTGGTCACCACGACCATTTCGGCACAGGCGCTGGCGGCGCATCGGGAGCGTTTCCCGGCGATGCTGGATGCCGATGCATTTACCTTGGGTGGACCGGTGGTGGTTCGCTGA
- a CDS encoding pyridoxal phosphate-dependent aminotransferase: protein MHPQTKLPKVGTTIFTVMSQLAAEHGAVNLGQGFPDFSAPQRLIDETAKAMRDGLNQYAPMTGVAPLRQAIAQKALDCYGAQVDPDSEITVTSGGTEAIFNAIHAVVRAGEEVIVLDPAYDCYEPAIDLAGARAVHVPLDPQTFAVDWDRVRAAITPKTRMLMVNTPHNPSGAMLTADDMQALADVLRGTDIYLISDEVYEHIIYDGARHESALRYPELRERAFVISSFGKTYHCTGWKIGYAIAPPAMTAEFRKVHQYNTFTTYSPAQYGFAAMIRDEPEHHLELGAFYQAKRDRFREQLLGTRLKPLPVPGGYFQLVDYSAISDLPDHEFVRWLTIEKGVTAIPLSPFYETPPAGQRLVRLCFAKNDATMDAAIERLRAL from the coding sequence ATGCATCCGCAGACCAAGTTGCCCAAGGTGGGCACCACCATTTTCACCGTGATGTCGCAGCTCGCCGCCGAGCACGGCGCAGTCAATCTTGGACAGGGCTTTCCAGACTTTTCTGCCCCGCAGCGTTTGATCGATGAAACCGCAAAGGCCATGCGTGACGGTCTGAATCAGTACGCGCCAATGACCGGCGTGGCACCGCTGCGCCAGGCCATCGCCCAGAAGGCGCTTGACTGTTATGGCGCGCAGGTTGACCCGGACAGCGAGATCACCGTCACCTCCGGTGGCACCGAGGCGATCTTCAATGCTATCCACGCGGTGGTGCGGGCCGGTGAGGAAGTCATCGTGCTGGACCCGGCCTATGACTGCTATGAGCCGGCGATCGACCTCGCCGGAGCGCGTGCCGTGCATGTGCCGCTGGACCCGCAGACCTTCGCGGTGGATTGGGATCGGGTGCGTGCGGCCATCACCCCGAAGACGCGCATGTTGATGGTCAACACGCCGCACAACCCATCCGGCGCGATGTTGACTGCCGACGACATGCAGGCGCTGGCCGATGTGCTGCGTGGCACCGACATCTACCTGATCTCCGATGAAGTGTACGAACACATCATCTATGACGGCGCCCGCCACGAGTCGGCATTGCGTTACCCGGAACTGCGCGAACGTGCGTTCGTGATCTCGAGCTTTGGCAAGACCTACCACTGCACCGGCTGGAAGATCGGCTACGCCATCGCGCCGCCGGCAATGACCGCCGAGTTCCGCAAGGTGCATCAGTACAACACCTTCACCACCTACAGCCCGGCGCAGTATGGTTTTGCCGCGATGATTCGCGATGAGCCCGAGCATCATCTGGAACTTGGTGCGTTCTACCAGGCCAAGCGTGATCGCTTCCGCGAGCAGTTGCTGGGCACGCGCTTGAAGCCGCTGCCGGTGCCGGGCGGTTACTTCCAGCTGGTGGATTACTCGGCGATCAGCGACCTGCCGGACCATGAGTTCGTGCGCTGGCTGACCATCGAGAAGGGTGTGACTGCGATTCCGCTGTCGCCGTTCTACGAGACCCCGCCGGCCGGGCAGCGTCTGGTGCGCCTGTGCTTCGCCAAGAACGACGCCACCATGGATGCGGCGATCGAGCGCTTGCGCGCGCTCTGA
- a CDS encoding LacI family DNA-binding transcriptional regulator, which translates to MAKSAITIKDVAREANVSVATVSRALNGHDNVAAPVRKLVLEVASRLRYTPHAAARSLSSRSTQTVGVVLPDLYGEFFSELMRGIDGVASAHRRHLLVSSYHGDQQQQGSVLQAMRGRVDGLLVLSPYAGDSDFLVDNLPPALPTVLINTPLAEAQYPVFSIDDHAGALSMTRHLLEIGHRRIAFIAGPAHNHDAQQRLLGFREAMAAFDGKVEAIELQGDFDEGSGHQAGLALLAAASLPDAVFAANDMMALGCLYAFSQAGVKVPAQVALAGFDDIPLARFVHPALTTMQVSIAELGERAMLQLVQMIDSGQAQTAPAVTLVPTLVVRDSTAACDFP; encoded by the coding sequence GTGGCGAAATCGGCAATAACGATAAAGGATGTTGCCCGCGAGGCAAACGTCTCCGTCGCTACTGTGTCGCGCGCCCTCAATGGCCATGACAATGTCGCCGCGCCAGTACGCAAGCTGGTGCTGGAAGTGGCCAGCCGGCTTCGATACACCCCGCACGCGGCCGCCCGTAGCCTCAGCAGCCGCAGTACCCAGACAGTCGGTGTGGTGCTTCCCGACCTGTATGGCGAGTTCTTTTCCGAATTGATGCGCGGTATTGACGGTGTGGCCAGTGCCCATCGGCGGCATCTGCTTGTGTCCAGCTATCACGGTGACCAGCAACAGCAGGGCTCTGTGCTGCAGGCGATGCGCGGGCGCGTCGATGGTCTGCTGGTGCTGTCGCCCTATGCGGGCGATTCCGATTTCCTGGTCGACAACCTGCCGCCTGCGCTGCCAACCGTGTTGATCAACACGCCATTGGCCGAGGCACAGTATCCGGTCTTCAGCATCGATGACCACGCCGGTGCGCTGAGCATGACCCGGCATCTGCTCGAGATCGGGCACCGCCGTATCGCCTTCATTGCCGGGCCCGCGCATAACCACGATGCACAACAGCGCCTGCTGGGTTTCCGCGAAGCAATGGCGGCGTTCGATGGCAAGGTTGAAGCCATCGAACTGCAAGGCGACTTCGACGAAGGCTCCGGTCATCAGGCTGGATTGGCGCTGCTGGCTGCGGCATCGCTGCCGGACGCGGTGTTCGCCGCCAACGACATGATGGCCTTGGGTTGCCTGTATGCGTTCTCGCAGGCAGGGGTCAAAGTTCCTGCGCAAGTGGCGCTTGCCGGCTTCGACGATATCCCTTTGGCGCGCTTTGTTCACCCCGCGTTGACAACGATGCAGGTCAGCATCGCGGAGTTGGGCGAGCGGGCGATGCTGCAACTGGTGCAGATGATCGATAGCGGGCAGGCGCAGACAGCGCCGGCCGTGACGCTGGTTCCAACCTTGGTTGTGCGCGACTCCACTGCCGCGTGTGACTTTCCTTGA